Proteins found in one Campylobacter concisus genomic segment:
- the mtaB gene encoding tRNA (N(6)-L-threonylcarbamoyladenosine(37)-C(2))-methylthiotransferase MtaB, translating to MQKIFFKTFGCRTNIYDTELLKSYIKDYEITNDEESADIVVINSCTVTNSADSGVRNYINGVKRRGAKVVLTGCGAVSKGKELFNSGIFGVLGASKKSDLNELLKQEKPFFELGNLNSVDKNIVTNYENHTKAFIKIQEGCNFNCSYCIIPSVRGKARSMDEAMILKEARILAQNGYNELVLTGTNIGSYGKDTNSSLGKLLANLGKISGIRRIRLGSIEPSQIDESFREILKEEWLERHLHIALQHTSQAMLKIMRRRNNAFSDLELFNELSSLGFALGTDYIVGHPGESEEIWAEAVENFKKFPITHLHAFVYSPRRDTHSATLKSDVGGDVAKSRLKILQGIALQNNENFRKKHNGALKILVEQKNGEFYEGFDQFYNKAKILSQKDITKEWVEVSEYEVKPDANYAKI from the coding sequence ATGCAAAAGATATTTTTTAAAACATTTGGATGTCGCACAAATATCTATGATACTGAGCTTTTAAAGAGCTATATCAAGGACTACGAGATCACAAACGATGAAGAGAGCGCTGATATCGTGGTCATAAACTCATGCACAGTTACAAATTCTGCTGATAGCGGTGTCAGAAACTACATAAACGGCGTAAAAAGGCGCGGGGCAAAGGTGGTGCTGACTGGGTGTGGCGCGGTTAGTAAGGGCAAAGAGCTATTTAATAGCGGTATATTTGGTGTGCTTGGAGCTAGCAAAAAGAGTGATCTAAATGAGCTTTTAAAGCAGGAGAAACCATTTTTTGAGCTTGGAAATTTAAACTCAGTCGATAAAAATATAGTTACAAATTACGAAAATCACACAAAGGCTTTTATAAAAATTCAGGAAGGTTGCAACTTTAACTGCAGCTACTGCATCATCCCTTCGGTTCGTGGTAAGGCTAGAAGCATGGATGAGGCTATGATATTAAAAGAGGCAAGAATTTTAGCCCAAAACGGCTATAATGAGCTTGTCTTAACGGGTACAAATATAGGCAGTTACGGCAAAGACACAAATAGCTCTCTTGGTAAGCTTTTGGCAAACTTAGGTAAAATTTCTGGCATTAGACGCATTAGGCTTGGAAGCATTGAGCCAAGCCAGATAGATGAGAGCTTTAGAGAAATTTTAAAAGAAGAGTGGCTGGAGCGTCATCTTCACATCGCACTTCAGCACACAAGCCAAGCGATGCTAAAGATCATGCGAAGACGAAATAACGCATTTAGTGATCTGGAGCTTTTTAATGAGCTAAGTTCTCTTGGCTTTGCGCTTGGTACGGACTACATCGTGGGTCATCCAGGCGAGAGTGAGGAAATTTGGGCAGAGGCGGTGGAAAATTTTAAAAAATTTCCTATCACACATCTGCATGCTTTTGTCTATTCGCCAAGGCGTGATACGCACTCAGCTACGCTAAAAAGCGATGTTGGCGGTGATGTGGCAAAAAGTAGGCTAAAAATTTTACAAGGCATAGCTTTGCAAAATAATGAAAATTTTAGAAAAAAGCATAACGGAGCTTTGAAAATTTTAGTCGAGCAAAAAAATGGTGAGTTTTACGAAGGTTTTGATCAGTTTTACAACAAAGCTAAAATTTTAAGCCAAAAAGATATAACAAAAGAGTGGGTGGAGGTAAGCGAATATGAAGTTAAGCCAGATGCCAATTATGCAAAAATTTAA